A single window of Colletes latitarsis isolate SP2378_abdomen chromosome 11, iyColLati1, whole genome shotgun sequence DNA harbors:
- the LOC143347986 gene encoding uncharacterized protein LOC143347986, producing MMTYFSSDWYPCFVPHPLHCCCLVPGVFAFSLFLAYKVLLQQVPAVSRKSVDRYSFCERRRQRGQQAEKMENLEEVLQALDEFQKMRPSEIPRELEDYLCWVAKTGDPVYHWSLIKTLFREKLTRVMTDFYENCPTLELAPCPNVEHFNYDIMKSNLLDRLESFANAPFTVQRICELLTAPRKEYNRVDKFMRAIEKNILVVSTREPGPIARRNENGDSMVNGSVDEDTSVTQPPQDVEMEYWEKDCPSTVTISVHTVENETPLLHTVIPTTTVVKNVFGAEETSHEKVESTSSKSDIVGSNFIPTTSEFSGVSNLTSQAQTQDSQIGSTIQNLSTIVPEASGIVGDVPEAIMNEDTSSQPSLDLENEEGDATDTTRKLQTTFQTKDFGSSENKSSKFYVDNSKVNEKAEGGAIPMHIQEGPTKTNNVSEKSVIESKMPLENKEFANPVVENLINTSNKNLEDRTKLDTEVKDMQIINDTPGTNTEEKETLPLDNASIGNTSATCNSNKSADTLLLSAGDVSSEDDASVNVSEDMALDVEDLKDQSRKTELTEDPKPIVEEPCSKNNTIENFSHNKEKDNLTITEAIEDEARVIKSIVPDPIPIVEEPKDTEAVNIEAENTTPIVEISEDSENQNPMVICHSHCEDKMSIDSSDITELQGNNITASTPKVEDNDTVVENITNKKEQNTVELMDVDDEETLSVFQQDDEPMEQETAHMSQS from the coding sequence ATGATGACATATTTTTCGAGTGATTGGTACCCCTGCTTCGTCCCCCATCCTCTTCATTGTTGCTGTTTAGTACCCGGTGTGTTTGCGTTTTCGTTGTTTCTCGCGTATAAAGTTTTGCTGCAGCAAGTTCCGGCAGTTTCACGGAAAAGTGTCGACAGATACTCTTTCTGTGAACGAAGGAGGCAGAGGGGGCAGCAGGCGGAGAAGATGGAAAATTTGGAGGAGGTATTGCAGGCGCTGGACGAGTTTCAGAAAATGCGTCCGAGTGAGATACCCCGAGAGCTCGAAGACTATTTATGTTGGGTCGCGAAAACCGGTGATCCTGTTTATCATTGGTCACTGATCAAAACGCTCTTCAGGGAGAAACTGACACGCGTGATGACCGACTTCTACGAAAATTGTCCGACTTTGGAACTCGCGCCTTGTCCAAATGTCGAGCATTTCAATTACGACATTATGAAGAGCAATCTTTTGGATCGTTTGGAATCATTCGCGAATGCGCCGTTTACCGTTCAGCGGATTTGCGAATTATTGACAGCGCCGCGTAAAGAATACAATAGGGTCGACAAATTTATGCGTGCTATAGAAAAGAACATCTTGGTCGTTTCCACTAGAGAACCAGGACCGATAGCTAGGAGGAACGAGAATGGAGACAGCATGGTCAATGGATCCGTAGATGAAGATACTTCTGTAACCCAACCTCCTCAAGATGTAGAAATGGAGTATTGGGAAAAGGACTGCCCTTCTACCGTTACAATTAGCGTGCACACTGTTGAAAACGAAACACCTTTATTGCACACTGTTATACCCACTACTACTGTAGTAAAAAATGTATTTGGCGCCGAAGAAACTTCTCACGAAAAGGTTGAGTCAACCTCTTCCAAATCTGATATTGTGGGATCTAATTTTATACCAACTACCTCTGAGTTTTCTGGTGTTTCGAATTTAACTTCGCAAGCACAAACTCAGGACTCACAGATAGGTTCTACAATACAAAATTTGTCAACCATTGTTCCTGAAGCTTCTGGAATCGTTGGTGATGTTCCAGAAGCTATAATGAACGAAGACACCAGTTCTCAACCTAGTTTAGATTTGGAGAACGAAGAGGGAGATGCTACAGACACCACACGAAAATTGCAAACTACCTTCCAGACAAAGGATTTTGGCTCGAGTGAAAATAAGTCTTCAAAATTCTATGTAGATAATTCTAAGGTTAATGAAAAAGCAGAAGGAGGGGCAATACCAATGCATATACAGGAAGGACCAACTAAAACTAATAATGTATCGGAGAAATCGGTTATTGAATCTAAAATGCCATTAGAGAACAAAGAATTTGCTAATCCAGTGGTTGAAAATCTTATAAATACTTCTAATAAAAATTTGGAGGATAGAACAAAATTAGATACAGAGGTGAAAGACATGCAAATAATTAATGATACGCCTGGTACCAATACAGAGGAAAAAGAAACACTACCTCTAGATAATGCTAGTATAGGGAATACATCTGCGACGTGTAATTCGAATAAATCTGCAGATACTCTACTCTTATCTGCTGGTGATGTAAGTTCAGAAGATGATGCATCCGTAAATGTATCTGAAGATATGGCTTTGGATGTAGAGGATTTAAAAGATCAAAGTAGAAAAACGGAGTTAACAGAAGATCCAAAACCTATAGTGGAAGAACCATGTTCTAAAAATAACACGATAGAAAATTTCAGTCATAACAAAGAAAAGGACAATTTGACGATAACAGAAGCAATAGAGGACGAGGCCAGAGTAATAAAGTCTAtagtacctgatccaattcCTATCGTGGAAGAACCAAAAGATACGGAAGCTGTTAACATAGAGGCTGAAAATACTACCCCGATTGTTGAAATATCAGAAGATTCTGAAAATCAAAATCCTATGGTCATTTGTCATTCACATTGCGAAGATAAAATGTCTATTGACAGTAGTGATATAACGGAATTGCAAGGTAATAATATAACTGCCAGCACACCTAAAGTGGAAGACAATGACACTGTAGTGGAAAACATCACAAATAAAAAGGAGCAAAATACAGTAGAATTAATGGACGTAGACGACGAAGAAACATTATCTGTGTTTCAGCAAGATGATGAACCAATGGAACAAGAAACAGCACATATGTCTCAAAGTTAA
- the LOC143347994 gene encoding calcineurin subunit B type 2 codes for MGNESSLPVELCSTFDVDEIRRLGKRFRKLDLDNSGALSIDEFMSLPELQQNPLVQRVIDIFDADGNGEVDFKEFIHGVSQFSVKGDKESKLRFAFRIYDMDNDGFISNGELFQVLKMMVGNNLKDTQLQQIVDKTILFADKDEDGKISFEEFCSVVGNTDIHKKMVVDV; via the exons ATG GGTAATGAAAGCTCGCTGCCCGTGGAACTATGTTCGACCT TTGATGTTGATGAAATTAGAAGATTGGGAAAACGGTTTCGAAAGTTAGATCTGGATAACAGCGGTGCTTTAAGCATTGATGAATTTATGTCATTACCGGAGCTACAACAAAATCCTTTAGTTCAACGTGTAATAGATATATTTGATGCTGATGGTAATGGAGAAGTGGATTTTAAAGAGTTTATTCATGGTGTTTCACAATTCAGCGTTAAG GGTGATAAAGAGAGCAAATTAAGATTTGCTTTTAGAATTTACGATATGGATAATGATGGCTTTATAAGCAATGGAGAGTTGTTTCAAGTATTGAAAATGATGGTAGGCAATAATTTGAAAGACACACAACTTCAGCAGATCGTTGATAAAACAATATTGTTTGCGGATAAAGATGAAGATGGCAAAATTAGTTTTGAGGAATTCTGTTCC GTTGTTGGTAATACGGATATTCATAAGAAGATGGTGGTTGATGTTTAA
- the Rala gene encoding ras-like protein A isoform X2 produces the protein MLEGSYSNMSKKPGTTPAMHKVIMVGSGGVGKSALTLQFMYDEFVEDYEPTKADSYRKKVVLDGEEVQIDILDTAGQEDYAAIRDNYFRSGEGFLCVFSITEDDSFQATQEFREQILRVKNDENIPFLLVGNKSDLQEKRKVSLAEAQARSQQWGVPYVETSAKTKENVDKVFFDLMCAIAARKAQENQGDGNERKKKRNCCILL, from the exons ATGCTCGAAG GTAGTTACAGCAACATGTCGAAAAAGCCAGGCACTACCCCAGCAATGCATAAAGTTATAATGGTCGGGAGTGGAGGTGTTGGAAAGTCTGCCCTCACGTTACAATTTATGTATGATGAG TTTGTAGAGGACTACGAACCTACAAAAGCAGATTCCTATAGAAAAAAAGTTGTATTAGATGGAGAAGAAGTACAAATAGATATTTTAGATACTGCAGGACAGGAAGATTATGCAGCAATTCGTGATAATTATTTTCGAAGCGGAGAAGGATTTCTTTGTGTGTTTTCTATAACAGAGGATGATAGTTTTCAAGCTACTCAGGAATTTAG AGAACAGATTCTCAGGGTAAAAAACGATGAGAACATTCCATTCTTATTAGTGGGAAATAAAAGTGATTTACAAGAAAAGAGAAAAGTCAGTTTAGCAGAAGCTCAAGCCAGGTCACAACAATGGGGCGTACCTTACGTAGAAACGAGTGCAAAAACAAAGGAGAATGTTGACAAG GTATTCTTTGACTTAATGTGTGCAATAGCTGCACGCAAAGCACAGGAAAATCAAGGAGACGGGAACGAACGTAAGAAGAAAAGAAATTGCTGCATTTTGCTCTAA
- the Rala gene encoding ras-like protein A isoform X1, with product MLEGSYSNMSKKPGTTPAMHKVIMVGSGGVGKSALTLQFMYDEFVEDYEPTKADSYRKKVVLDGEEVQIDILDTAGQEDYAAIRDNYFRSGEGFLCVFSITEDDSFQATQEFREQILRVKNDENIPFLLVGNKSDLQEKRKVSLAEAQARSQQWGVPYVETSAKTKENVDKVFFDLMREIRSRKIEDKSASNGRGKDRAKRKKKKCIIL from the exons ATGCTCGAAG GTAGTTACAGCAACATGTCGAAAAAGCCAGGCACTACCCCAGCAATGCATAAAGTTATAATGGTCGGGAGTGGAGGTGTTGGAAAGTCTGCCCTCACGTTACAATTTATGTATGATGAG TTTGTAGAGGACTACGAACCTACAAAAGCAGATTCCTATAGAAAAAAAGTTGTATTAGATGGAGAAGAAGTACAAATAGATATTTTAGATACTGCAGGACAGGAAGATTATGCAGCAATTCGTGATAATTATTTTCGAAGCGGAGAAGGATTTCTTTGTGTGTTTTCTATAACAGAGGATGATAGTTTTCAAGCTACTCAGGAATTTAG AGAACAGATTCTCAGGGTAAAAAACGATGAGAACATTCCATTCTTATTAGTGGGAAATAAAAGTGATTTACAAGAAAAGAGAAAAGTCAGTTTAGCAGAAGCTCAAGCCAGGTCACAACAATGGGGCGTACCTTACGTAGAAACGAGTGCAAAAACAAAGGAGAATGTTGACAAG gtttttttcgactTGATGCGTGAAATAAGGTCACGCAAGATCGAGGACAAATCCGCGAGTAATGGTCGTGGAAAGGACCGTGCCAAGAGGAAGAAAAAGAAGTGCATTATTCTATAG
- the Mio gene encoding GATOR complex protein mio isoform X1 has product MSSVKLDVLWSPIHANKFITWGTEICLYEVTQVKDSIRQLYIKISDSTVAHLLATNTNHHYVKCIDIYPQLEPDILLAVGQANGKVVLTTFGPTVFDSQGLSGKELVPKYARQCNTVAWNPIDTNLIVSGLDKHSKDHSILLWDINKGLQGSERVHHHTAVQTDSVRPIAEVGVSEIIHSVAWFKNEQKCMVVGANNKQLKIIDFRDSAKVVNTAATKAVYNVSVNPHNNHHLVSSVDNQITIWDTRCFEKPVLTLSQGRQITKVLWCPTRHNLLGALQKDSVTLHLYDIQHCGTGGGEDTEPGALERTVAPPWHSPVSFSWHPTHVNRLLAISQQELTDYTVCERITVNWSTRSHLAWNHASKSFKYICSNDNIYKALDDISILTKTRAASEYGLLPELTQNGELAENDTLKNLWQWLYLSRYLVEDSTISSPDNKHPGVRTVLKLDGQQGSNGFLKSELMHRPWSDIGSNHTAKIYRSPDRDKGLLLCGWRFDKDTNTLYDNLFLERLEREGAYPRAAAIAVFNLCLRQAIEILNRGASKMSMSANLNIVAMALSGFSEDRNSMWRESCLKCRSQLSDPYLRATFAFLTSDDSYENVLNENGMAVEDRVAFALMFLSDNKLNEYLKKLTQNLTDEGNLSGFLLTGASFEGIQLLNRYLEITGDVQSCSLIAIRAFTPKLLQENQVQVWITSYRNLLNAWKMWTQRAHFDIAMRSATNEKPPQQIYVSCNFCGKSISALMQGLSRARGPFGRLGSTPNKLKMSSCPNCRKPLPRCAICLMHMGTVSGLQMTTSGVSRNEECDNKLTEFSNWFTWCQTCRHGGHADHITHWFRQHSECPVTSCTCRCFSLDASCKIGVGIA; this is encoded by the exons ATGAGTAGTGTTAAACTCGACGTACTGTGGTCTCCTATCCatgcaaataaatttattacatgGGGCACGGAAATCTGTCTGTACGAAGTAACACAAGTAAAAGACAGTATTAGGCAATTAT ATATAAAGATTTCCGACTCTACGGTAGCTCATTTGCTTGCTACAAATACAAATCATCATTATGTTAAGTGTATAGACATATATCCACAATTGGAACCAGATATTTTGTTAGCGGTCGGACAAGCAAATGGAAAAGTTGTTTTGACCACTTTTGGTCCAACAGTGTTCGATTCTCAAGGTCTTAGTGGAAAAGAATTAG TTCCAAAATATGCAAGGCAATGTAACACTGTTGCTTGGAATCCCATAGATACAAATTTAATTGTATCTGGTTTAGATAAACATAGTAAAGATCATTCCATTTTATTGTGGGATATAAATAAAGGCTTGCAAGGTTCAGAAAGAGTGCATCACCACACTGCTGTTCAAACGGATTCCGTAAGACCAATCGCGGAAGTCGGTGTTTCCGAAATAATACATTCTGTTGCTTGGTTCAAGAATGAACAGAAATGTATGGTAGTTGGTGCAAATAACAAGCAGCTGAAAATTATTGACTTTAGAG attCCGCAAAGGTAGTGAACACAGCTGCAACTAAAGCAGTTTATAACGTGTCAGTCAACCCGCACAATAATCATCATTTAGTCTCCAGCGTCGATAATCAGATAACAATTTGGGATACGCGCTGTTTCGAAAAGCCTGTTCTGACCCTGTCGCAAGGTAGACAAATTACTAAAGTTCTGTGGTGTCCTACCAGGCACAACCTCTTGGGAGCTTTACAAAAAGACTCAG TGACATTACATTTGTATGATATTCAACACTGTGGAACTGGCGGAGGAGAAGATACTGAACCTGGAGCCTTAGAAAGAACAGTTGCACCACCTTGGCATAGCCCTGTAAGTTTTTCATGGCATCCAACACACGTGAACAGGCTATTGGcaatatcgcaacaag agCTCACGGATTACACGGTCTGTGAAAGGATCACAGTAAATTGGTCTACACGATCTCACCTTGCATGGAATCATGCTTCTAAATCTTTTAAATACATATGCAGCAATGATAACATATACAAGGCTCTAGACGACATTTCTATTTTAACTAAAACACGCGCAGCTTCAGAATATGGATTACTT CCAGAACTGACTCAGAATGGTGAACTGGCTGAAAATGATACACTCAAGAACCTGTGGCAATGGTTATATTTAAGTCGTTATTTGGTAGAAGATAGCACTATATCTAGTCCAGATAATAAACATCCAGGCGTCAG AACAGTTTTGAAGTTGGACGGTCAACAAGGATCCAATGGTTTCTTAAAATCGGAATTGATGCATCGTCCCTGGTCAGATATAGGATCGAATCATACCGCAAAAATTTACAG ATCTCCAGATAGAGATAAAGGACTGCTTTTATGCGGTTGGAGATTTGACAAGGATACAAACACTCTTtatgataatttatttttagaaaggtTAGAAAGAGAGGGAGCATACCCGAGAGCGGCGGCGATAGCAGTATTTAATTTATGTTTACGACAAGCCATAGAGATTTTAAATCGTGGAGCGAGTAAAATGTCAATGTCTGCAAACTTAAATATTGTCGCCATGGCATTATCGGGATTTTCCGAAGATAGAAATAGTATGTGGAGAGAATCGTGTTTGAAATGTAGATCCCAACTTTCAGATCCATACTTGAGAGCGACTTTTGCTTTTCTGACGTCAGACGATTCGTACGAAAATGTCTTA aacgAAAATGGTATGGCAGTTGAGGATAGAGTTGCGTTCGCGCTTATGTTTTTATCGGACAATAAATTgaacgaatatttaaaaaaattaactcAAAATCTAACCGACGAGGGAAATTTATCTGGTTTTCTTTTAACAG GCGCAAGCTTCGAAGGTATACAATTATTAAATCGATATTTAGAAATTACCGGCGACGTTCAAAGTTGCAGCCTTATAGCTATTAGGGCATTTACTCCGAAATTGCTCCAAGAAAACCAAGTCCAAGTATGGATTACTAG TTACAGGAACCTTTTGAATGCATGGAAAATGTGGACTCAGAGAGCACATTTTGACATTGCAATGCGATCAGCGACAAACGAGAAACCTCCGCAACAGATATATGTTTCTTGCAATTTCTGTGGTAAAAGTATATCGGCACTTATGCAAGGTTTAAGCAGGGCGAGGGGACCCTTCGGTAGATTGGGAAGTACGCCGAATAAATTGAAG ATGTCTTCGTGTCCAAATTGTCGAAAACCGTTGCCGCGATGCGCAATCTGTTTGATGCACATGGGTACCGTGAGTGGACTGCAAATGACAACGTCTGGCGTTAGTAGAAACGAGGAGTGCGATAACAAGCTAACAGAGTTCAGTAACTGGTTCACGTGGTGTCAAACGTGCAGACACGGCGGTCACGCTGATCACATTACGCATTGGTTTCG GCAACATTCCGAGTGTCCGGTAACATCGTGCACTTGTAGATGCTTCTCCTTAGACGCATCGTGCAAAATAGGAGTGGGTATCGCGTAA
- the Mio gene encoding GATOR complex protein mio isoform X2: MSSVKLDVLWSPIHANKFITWGTEICLYEVTQVKDSIRQLYIKISDSTVAHLLATNTNHHYVKCIDIYPQLEPDILLAVGQANGKVVLTTFGPTVFDSQGLSGKELVPKYARQCNTVAWNPIDTNLIVSGLDKHSKDHSILLWDINKGLQGSERVHHHTAVQTDSVRPIAEVGVSEIIHSVAWFKNEQKCMVVGANNKQLKIIDFRDSAKVVNTAATKAVYNVSVNPHNNHHLVSSVDNQITIWDTRCFEKPVLTLSQGRQITKVLWCPTRHNLLGALQKDSVTLHLYDIQHCGTGGGEDTEPGALERTVAPPWHSPVSFSWHPTHVNRLLAISQQELTDYTVCERITVNWSTRSHLAWNHASKSFKYICSNDNIYKALDDISILTKTRAASEYGLLPELTQNGELAENDTLKNLWQWLYLSRYLVEDSTISSPDNKHPGVRTVLKLDGQQGSNGFLKSELMHRPWSDIGSNHTAKIYRSPDRDKGLLLCGWRFDKDTNTLYDNLFLERLEREGAYPRAAAIAVFNLCLRQAIEILNRGASKMSMSANLNIVAMALSGFSEDRNSMWRESCLKCRSQLSDPYLRATFAFLTSDDSYENVLNENGMAVEDRVAFALMFLSDNKLNEYLKKLTQNLTDEGNLSGFLLTGASFEGIQLLNRYLEITGDVQSCSLIAIRAFTPKLLQENQVQVWITSYRNLLNAWKMWTQRAHFDIAMRSATNEKPPQQIYVSCNFCGKSISALMQGLSRARGPFGRLGSTPNKLKMSSCPNCRKPLPRCAICLMHMGTVSGLQMTTSGVSRNEECDNKLTEFSNWFTWCQTCRHGGHADHITHWFRQHSECPVTSCTCRCFSLDASCKIGF, from the exons ATGAGTAGTGTTAAACTCGACGTACTGTGGTCTCCTATCCatgcaaataaatttattacatgGGGCACGGAAATCTGTCTGTACGAAGTAACACAAGTAAAAGACAGTATTAGGCAATTAT ATATAAAGATTTCCGACTCTACGGTAGCTCATTTGCTTGCTACAAATACAAATCATCATTATGTTAAGTGTATAGACATATATCCACAATTGGAACCAGATATTTTGTTAGCGGTCGGACAAGCAAATGGAAAAGTTGTTTTGACCACTTTTGGTCCAACAGTGTTCGATTCTCAAGGTCTTAGTGGAAAAGAATTAG TTCCAAAATATGCAAGGCAATGTAACACTGTTGCTTGGAATCCCATAGATACAAATTTAATTGTATCTGGTTTAGATAAACATAGTAAAGATCATTCCATTTTATTGTGGGATATAAATAAAGGCTTGCAAGGTTCAGAAAGAGTGCATCACCACACTGCTGTTCAAACGGATTCCGTAAGACCAATCGCGGAAGTCGGTGTTTCCGAAATAATACATTCTGTTGCTTGGTTCAAGAATGAACAGAAATGTATGGTAGTTGGTGCAAATAACAAGCAGCTGAAAATTATTGACTTTAGAG attCCGCAAAGGTAGTGAACACAGCTGCAACTAAAGCAGTTTATAACGTGTCAGTCAACCCGCACAATAATCATCATTTAGTCTCCAGCGTCGATAATCAGATAACAATTTGGGATACGCGCTGTTTCGAAAAGCCTGTTCTGACCCTGTCGCAAGGTAGACAAATTACTAAAGTTCTGTGGTGTCCTACCAGGCACAACCTCTTGGGAGCTTTACAAAAAGACTCAG TGACATTACATTTGTATGATATTCAACACTGTGGAACTGGCGGAGGAGAAGATACTGAACCTGGAGCCTTAGAAAGAACAGTTGCACCACCTTGGCATAGCCCTGTAAGTTTTTCATGGCATCCAACACACGTGAACAGGCTATTGGcaatatcgcaacaag agCTCACGGATTACACGGTCTGTGAAAGGATCACAGTAAATTGGTCTACACGATCTCACCTTGCATGGAATCATGCTTCTAAATCTTTTAAATACATATGCAGCAATGATAACATATACAAGGCTCTAGACGACATTTCTATTTTAACTAAAACACGCGCAGCTTCAGAATATGGATTACTT CCAGAACTGACTCAGAATGGTGAACTGGCTGAAAATGATACACTCAAGAACCTGTGGCAATGGTTATATTTAAGTCGTTATTTGGTAGAAGATAGCACTATATCTAGTCCAGATAATAAACATCCAGGCGTCAG AACAGTTTTGAAGTTGGACGGTCAACAAGGATCCAATGGTTTCTTAAAATCGGAATTGATGCATCGTCCCTGGTCAGATATAGGATCGAATCATACCGCAAAAATTTACAG ATCTCCAGATAGAGATAAAGGACTGCTTTTATGCGGTTGGAGATTTGACAAGGATACAAACACTCTTtatgataatttatttttagaaaggtTAGAAAGAGAGGGAGCATACCCGAGAGCGGCGGCGATAGCAGTATTTAATTTATGTTTACGACAAGCCATAGAGATTTTAAATCGTGGAGCGAGTAAAATGTCAATGTCTGCAAACTTAAATATTGTCGCCATGGCATTATCGGGATTTTCCGAAGATAGAAATAGTATGTGGAGAGAATCGTGTTTGAAATGTAGATCCCAACTTTCAGATCCATACTTGAGAGCGACTTTTGCTTTTCTGACGTCAGACGATTCGTACGAAAATGTCTTA aacgAAAATGGTATGGCAGTTGAGGATAGAGTTGCGTTCGCGCTTATGTTTTTATCGGACAATAAATTgaacgaatatttaaaaaaattaactcAAAATCTAACCGACGAGGGAAATTTATCTGGTTTTCTTTTAACAG GCGCAAGCTTCGAAGGTATACAATTATTAAATCGATATTTAGAAATTACCGGCGACGTTCAAAGTTGCAGCCTTATAGCTATTAGGGCATTTACTCCGAAATTGCTCCAAGAAAACCAAGTCCAAGTATGGATTACTAG TTACAGGAACCTTTTGAATGCATGGAAAATGTGGACTCAGAGAGCACATTTTGACATTGCAATGCGATCAGCGACAAACGAGAAACCTCCGCAACAGATATATGTTTCTTGCAATTTCTGTGGTAAAAGTATATCGGCACTTATGCAAGGTTTAAGCAGGGCGAGGGGACCCTTCGGTAGATTGGGAAGTACGCCGAATAAATTGAAG ATGTCTTCGTGTCCAAATTGTCGAAAACCGTTGCCGCGATGCGCAATCTGTTTGATGCACATGGGTACCGTGAGTGGACTGCAAATGACAACGTCTGGCGTTAGTAGAAACGAGGAGTGCGATAACAAGCTAACAGAGTTCAGTAACTGGTTCACGTGGTGTCAAACGTGCAGACACGGCGGTCACGCTGATCACATTACGCATTGGTTTCG GCAACATTCCGAGTGTCCGGTAACATCGTGCACTTGTAGATGCTTCTCCTTAGACGCATCGTGCAAAATAGGA ttttag
- the LOC143347942 gene encoding replication protein A 14 kDa subunit, producing the protein MHKNRIDGRRLAQNIGEQVILLGTVGKKSSNGKNVELRTTDGVQVNVTLPEPIDGNAEGYIEVHGTVHSKSTMACSNYVLFPASMTENFDPDQYTELMTILNVLGPKKWKMYQDDEGL; encoded by the exons ATGCATAAAAATCGTATCGATGGTCGCCGACTGGCGCAAAATATTGGAGAGCAAGTGATTCTACTTGGAACTGTTGGAAAA AAAAGTTCCAATGGTAAGAATGTAGAATTAAGAACAACAGATGGCGTACAAGTTAATGTTACTTTACCAGAACCTATTGATGGCAATGCTGAAGGTTACATAGAAGTTCATGGGACTGTGCATTCAAAGTCCACAATGGCTTGTAGTAACTATGTATTATTTCCGGCCAGCATGACAGAAAATTTCG ATCCTGATCAGTATACCGAATTGATGACTATATTAAACGTACTAGGaccaaaaaaatggaaaatgtaCCAAGACGACGAAGGATTATAA
- the LOC143347900 gene encoding uncharacterized protein LOC143347900, with amino-acid sequence MLINILKMFIYLVAVVATLFIIFGLVHARCLKNWIGSSIPSSFCNELARRPETETSLNNEGLESTFATGRSPTITDEIREFENLALQRITFGNKERSSDVFIAETGSKSRNLNPPRYSFENLLPGERDIDLGLPATRNLQLGTTKDDEAIKTSKQEGKENIFESLKNSLEKGAFPPSRLNTSQIYNLIVKETLKDNAAKRKFLEIEKIKFNESLPVKLVEQLPSSSENEPEQETNINSTEKSDD; translated from the exons ATGCTcataaacatattaaaaatgtttatttatttggtAGCTGTGGTGGCtacgttatttattatttttggacTCGTACACGCTAGGTGTTT AAAAAATTGGATAGGATCGTCGATTCCCTCCTCTTTCTGCAACGAGCTGGCTCGTAGACCCGAAACTGAGACGTCGTTGAACAATGAAGGTCTCGAATCTACCTTCGCTACCGGAAGATCTCCAACAATAACCGACGAGATAAGAGAGTTTGAAAATCTCGCGCTTCAAAGAATTACGTTCGGCAACAAAGAAAGATCATCGGATGTGTTTATAGCAGAAACCGGAAGCAAGTCGAGAAATTTGAATCCACCGCGATACTCCTTCGAGAATCTACTTCCAGGCGAGAGGGATATAGATCTTGGATTGCCTG CCACAAGGAATTTGCAACTGGGAACGACGAAGGACGACGAAGCTATCAAAACTTCGAAACAGGAGGGGAAGGAAAATATATTTGAATCGTTGAAGAACTCGTTAGAAAAGGGTGCTTTTCCGCCTTCTCGATTGAATACCAGCCAGATATACAATCTAATTGTAAAGGAAACGCTCAAGGACAACGCGGCGAAACGGAAGTTCTTAGAAATCGAGAAGATCAAATTCAACGAATCGCTGCCGGTCAAATT AGTGGAACAGCTTCCTTCTTCGTCCGAGAACGAACCTGAACAGGAAACTAACATCAATAGTACAGAAAAATCTGACGATTAA